GCCCCCCGGCAACGTGACGGGAGCACCCTCGACCCGGTGAGCGTGGAGACCTTCATTTCGCTCGTACACGCCGCGACAGAAGAATACCGGTAAGAGCGGATCGGCGGGTATGTAAACCGGGAGATCTGAAAACTGACGAATTCGTACAAAGCGTCCCGGCCCGCCTCCGGCGGACCTGCATCATACAACCAACGTGCCGTAAGCGGGCATCGTCGAGTATATACGCGTTGGAAAAACCGGAGGTTGCAGAAAATCTTCAAGTATATTACTTAGAAGTCGAAAAATGGCGAACTTTGAAAATCGAGCCCGATATTTCCAGTGAGTTACAAGGATGCCTTTGGAGGAGCGTCTTAAGGTCCGTCATTTCGAGGAGCGCCTTAAGATCCGTCATTTCGAGGAGCGAAGCGACGAGAAATCTTTCTTTACTGCCGGTGCCGTGAAAGATTTCTCCCTCCGGTCGAAATGACGACGGGGGACGGTCGAAATGACGGGAAATAACGATTGAAGCGGCGGGAAAACGATCGGAGTGACGGAAAATAACGATTGAAGCAGCGGGAAAACGGTCGAGGCGACACAAAAAACGATCGCAATGACGCAGCAGAATGGTTGAAATGCCGTATTAAACGGCTGTAACGATTAAGCAAAACGGTCAAAACGGCACAGCCGACAGTCTAAAAGATTTCAACAGGTATTGAAAAGTTCCAGGAGGTGGCACATAGTTAAGAATTCAAGGATCAACGGCGAGATCACGGCTCCTGAGGTCCGTGTCGTCGGGGCGGAAGGTGAGCAGCTGGGAATCATGAAACTGGGCGATGCTCTGGCACGGGCTGAAAGCGAGGGGTTAGACCTCGTTGAGGTCGCTCCGACGGCTTCGCCGCCGGTGTGCCGGATCATGAATTACGGCAGGTTCAAGTTTCAGCAAAGCAAGAAGCTCCACCAGGCAAAGAAGAGCCAGACAACCGTCCAGGTCAAGGAAGTCCGCTTCAGGCCGAAAACGGACAGCCATGATCTCGAGGTGAAACTCCGGCACATGCGCCGGTTTCTTGAGCAGAACCACAAGGTGAAGGTCACCATACTCTTTCGGGGCCGCGAGATAGTCTATGCCGCACTGGGGAAAGAGACCCTCGAGAAGATAGCGGAA
This window of the Syntrophales bacterium genome carries:
- the infC gene encoding translation initiation factor IF-3, yielding MKSSRRWHIVKNSRINGEITAPEVRVVGAEGEQLGIMKLGDALARAESEGLDLVEVAPTASPPVCRIMNYGRFKFQQSKKLHQAKKSQTTVQVKEVRFRPKTDSHDLEVKLRHMRRFLEQNHKVKVTILFRGREIVYAALGKETLEKIAEDLSDLGSVDQFPRLEGRRMVMVVSPKK